A DNA window from Rossellomorea marisflavi contains the following coding sequences:
- a CDS encoding Gfo/Idh/MocA family protein, with translation MKKYAVCGVSNRAITMFIQPMLNNFTQQARLVALLDKDPKRFAVCKQDHPSTQGVPEYKEDEFERMVEETRPDVIIVAGRDDTHITYIEKALNHDLDVISEKPMTTNAADSRRVMEAEKKSKGKVTVTFNYRYSPYHTKIKETILSGKLGRITSVDLNWYIDTYHGSSYFQRWNRNRDHSGGLSIHKSSHHFDLINWWLDQKPVEVFAYGDLNYYGNESEYNPDQVDGRHCHTCEVKRDCSYYSRWNSRSNSITVEDDHITSDEKRKETYTGYRPDQCIFDSEIAIEDTYTATVKYDRGSLLSYSINFSLPYEGYRLAINGTKGRLETTEFHAPSRVPFPVPEQTIDYFPLFGSKEVIHVVKNQGGHGGGDPLIQEDLFLGEDPLRPYKILSGSEDGAYAVMTGEAVWRSVKEHRPVTIEELMKKEPMHQ, from the coding sequence ATGAAGAAATATGCCGTTTGCGGCGTCAGTAACCGGGCAATCACCATGTTCATCCAGCCAATGCTGAACAACTTCACCCAGCAGGCAAGACTTGTAGCCTTGCTGGATAAAGATCCGAAGCGGTTTGCCGTATGTAAACAGGACCATCCGTCCACCCAGGGAGTACCTGAGTATAAGGAAGATGAGTTCGAACGGATGGTGGAAGAAACGAGACCTGACGTCATCATTGTCGCAGGCCGCGATGACACTCATATCACGTATATTGAGAAAGCGCTTAATCACGATCTTGATGTAATTTCAGAAAAGCCGATGACCACAAACGCCGCCGACAGCCGCAGGGTAATGGAGGCGGAGAAAAAGAGCAAGGGAAAGGTCACAGTCACCTTTAATTACCGGTACAGCCCGTATCACACCAAGATCAAGGAGACTATCCTGTCCGGGAAGCTCGGGCGGATCACGTCCGTCGACTTGAATTGGTATATCGATACGTATCACGGATCGAGTTATTTCCAACGCTGGAACCGTAACCGGGATCATTCCGGGGGACTGTCCATCCACAAGTCAAGTCACCACTTCGACCTCATCAACTGGTGGCTCGACCAGAAACCGGTGGAAGTCTTTGCGTACGGAGATCTGAACTACTACGGGAATGAGAGTGAATACAATCCTGACCAGGTCGACGGGCGTCACTGCCATACCTGCGAGGTGAAGCGGGATTGCTCCTACTATTCCAGATGGAACTCCAGGAGCAACAGCATCACGGTAGAAGACGACCACATCACTTCTGACGAGAAGCGAAAGGAAACGTATACCGGATACCGTCCCGATCAATGTATCTTCGATTCGGAGATTGCCATTGAAGATACGTATACCGCCACCGTCAAGTATGACAGGGGAAGCCTTTTAAGCTATTCCATCAATTTCTCCCTGCCATACGAAGGATATCGACTGGCCATCAACGGAACAAAGGGCCGTCTGGAAACGACGGAATTCCATGCCCCGTCCAGGGTGCCCTTCCCCGTTCCGGAACAGACCATCGACTATTTCCCGCTCTTCGGATCGAAGGAAGTGATCCATGTCGTGAAGAATCAGGGCGGCCACGGCGGAGGAGATCCCCTGATCCAGGAAGATCTTTTCCTCGGGGAAGATCCGCTCCGCCCGTATAAGATCCTATCTGGAAGTGAGGACGGTGCCTATGCGGTCATGACGGGTGAGGCAGTATGGAGATCCGTCAAGGAGCACCGTCCCGTCACGATTGAAGAACTGATGAAGAAAGAACCGATGCACCAATAA
- a CDS encoding TIGR03943 family putative permease subunit, with protein MKSTQQFHTYIRGVILIGYALLLLKLLLTFNLQNFVAPKMHGYLYFALGVFFLLGAVQIIRGTSGFHAKGQCGCEAHEVPRGLVRPFVVYSLFVLPLVTGFLLPDQLLDGSVAAKRGVKVGNGLFTLTPHEGERSSGKAVEAVHGGEASLDPVGTFPLEKDYEKLKDVIKQKEKIIVRDEQYIQTLSVVDEQLDSSIGKEIQLTGFIYKDEGFSKNEVVISRFTVTCCVADASVYGILSRSEELAALEPDTWVQVSGILDKAEFNGMAMPVIKHPVFKKVEPPENPYVEEFYIKVE; from the coding sequence ATGAAATCGACCCAACAGTTCCATACATACATCCGTGGGGTGATATTGATCGGCTATGCCTTGCTCCTATTGAAGCTGCTTCTGACATTCAACCTTCAAAACTTCGTCGCACCGAAGATGCATGGGTATTTATATTTTGCGTTAGGCGTCTTCTTCCTTCTGGGTGCGGTTCAAATCATCCGGGGAACCTCAGGATTCCATGCCAAGGGTCAATGCGGCTGTGAAGCCCATGAGGTGCCAAGGGGGTTGGTGCGCCCCTTCGTGGTGTACTCACTGTTTGTTCTCCCGTTGGTCACAGGTTTCCTGCTTCCCGATCAACTTCTGGATGGGTCCGTGGCTGCCAAGCGAGGAGTGAAGGTCGGGAATGGGTTATTCACGTTGACTCCTCATGAAGGAGAAAGATCGAGTGGAAAAGCGGTCGAAGCGGTCCACGGAGGAGAAGCGAGTTTGGATCCCGTCGGGACGTTTCCCTTGGAGAAGGATTATGAGAAATTGAAAGATGTGATCAAACAGAAGGAAAAAATCATCGTAAGGGATGAACAATACATCCAGACGCTCAGCGTCGTCGATGAACAGCTCGACTCCTCGATAGGGAAAGAAATCCAGCTTACGGGCTTCATTTACAAAGACGAAGGATTTTCAAAGAATGAAGTGGTCATATCACGTTTCACGGTGACGTGCTGTGTCGCGGATGCTTCCGTTTACGGGATCCTTTCAAGAAGTGAGGAGCTCGCAGCCCTCGAACCCGACACATGGGTGCAAGTGAGCGGGATCTTGGATAAGGCAGAATTCAATGGGATGGCGATGCCTGTTATTAAGCATCCCGTCTTTAAAAAGGTGGAACCGCCTGAAAACCCGTATGTGGAAGAATTTTATATCAAAGTCGAATGA
- a CDS encoding permease, whose amino-acid sequence MSALKTIGQDLTGLLLFVGLVILFLAGEFIEIPSSLLSSGLANVTTIFLSILLEAIPFILIGVFASALIQVFVSEKTLQRLIPKRFPYLAIFPAAIVGAILPVCECAIVPVARRLMRKGVPPHLALVIMVTAPILNPIVFASTYYAFQPDWTIVWGRMVIGFVAAVVIGGAWYRLFNNRDPLLKGTGPHQHHHEQGSKLMLTLTHASDEFFDMGKFLIIGALVAAIFQTFLDRELLVGIGSHALIGPAVMMIFAYVISLCSEADAFVASSFGSLFTASSLLAFLVYGPMIDFKNTLLMLSYFKKRYVVAFILIVTVVVYACAMLIGILT is encoded by the coding sequence GTGAGTGCACTCAAAACAATCGGACAAGATCTGACTGGACTTTTGTTGTTTGTCGGTCTCGTTATCCTATTCCTTGCCGGTGAGTTCATAGAAATTCCGTCAAGTCTCCTGTCTTCCGGGTTGGCGAATGTCACGACGATCTTCCTTAGCATCCTATTGGAAGCCATCCCGTTCATTCTGATCGGTGTATTTGCTTCGGCTCTGATCCAGGTATTCGTATCGGAGAAGACATTGCAAAGGCTGATACCGAAGCGATTCCCGTACCTGGCCATCTTCCCGGCCGCCATAGTCGGGGCCATCCTTCCGGTTTGTGAGTGTGCCATTGTGCCGGTGGCGAGAAGGCTGATGCGAAAAGGTGTCCCGCCCCATCTGGCCCTTGTCATCATGGTGACGGCCCCGATTTTGAATCCGATTGTGTTTGCTTCGACCTATTATGCATTCCAGCCGGACTGGACGATCGTGTGGGGGAGGATGGTGATCGGTTTCGTGGCTGCCGTAGTGATCGGCGGGGCTTGGTACCGGTTATTCAACAATAGGGATCCTCTGCTGAAAGGAACCGGGCCTCACCAACATCATCATGAGCAAGGAAGCAAACTCATGCTGACGTTGACCCATGCGAGTGATGAATTCTTCGATATGGGGAAATTCCTGATCATCGGTGCCCTTGTGGCAGCCATTTTTCAAACGTTCTTAGATCGTGAGCTGCTGGTGGGGATCGGGTCACACGCCCTGATCGGTCCTGCCGTGATGATGATCTTCGCTTATGTAATTTCTCTTTGTTCGGAAGCAGACGCGTTTGTCGCATCCTCTTTCGGCAGCTTGTTCACCGCTTCATCGCTTTTGGCTTTCCTTGTTTATGGGCCGATGATCGACTTTAAGAACACGTTACTGATGCTGTCGTATTTCAAGAAGAGATATGTCGTGGCGTTCATTCTCATTGTCACCGTCGTGGTCTATGCATGTGCCATGCTGATTGGAATCTTGACGTGA
- a CDS encoding manganese efflux pump MntP: MIGELVTLMLMAFALGMDAFSIGIGMGMFQLRLRQILYIGIVVGIFHVWMPLLGMMTGKFLSNTFGTFATYAGGILLIVLGIQMFLSSFKEEETTLVSPVGFGLVLFALSVSLDSFSVGLSLGIFGARTVAAVACFGFAATVLTWAGLLIGRRFQGVLGTYSEALGGSILFLFGIKLLLPF, from the coding sequence ATGATCGGAGAATTGGTGACACTAATGCTGATGGCCTTTGCACTTGGGATGGATGCGTTCTCGATTGGCATCGGGATGGGGATGTTCCAACTGAGGTTAAGGCAGATCCTATATATCGGTATCGTGGTGGGCATTTTCCACGTATGGATGCCGCTGCTCGGGATGATGACGGGGAAGTTTCTTTCCAACACGTTCGGGACATTTGCTACATATGCAGGAGGCATCCTCTTGATTGTTCTTGGGATCCAGATGTTCCTCTCTAGCTTCAAGGAGGAGGAAACAACGCTCGTTTCCCCCGTAGGATTCGGTCTCGTCCTTTTTGCACTCAGCGTCAGTCTCGACAGCTTCTCTGTCGGACTGAGCCTCGGGATCTTCGGCGCAAGAACCGTTGCCGCAGTCGCCTGTTTCGGTTTTGCCGCCACCGTCCTTACATGGGCCGGCCTTCTCATAGGAAGGAGATTCCAAGGAGTCCTAGGCACCTACAGCGAAGCACTTGGCGGAAGCATCCTGTTCTTATTCGGGATCAAGCTGCTTCTTCCTTTTTGA
- a CDS encoding tagaturonate reductase — protein MKLSKEVPTSSSYQHLPAKVLQIGEGNFLRGFIDWMIQEMNKQGVFNGSIIAVQPTPHGKVLPKLAAQDYLYTAVLRGRKNGETVDYHEVISSISGGINPYSDWPAMKQAVESADLQIIVSNTTEAGIVYQEEQYDGDASPLSYPGKLAALLHHRFTYYEGAGDKGLYILPCELIEDNGKKLKSIVHKVAEDWGYSEAFFEWLDHSNVFCDTLVDRIVTGFPRGQEAEYKERLGYDDELITVGEPYHLFAIDADERFKEIFPLHKAGLNVKWGGVKEQRDLKVGLLNGPHTLMTPVGYLAGADTVLDVMTTPSLRSFVEQGFLDIQEALPMEEEVKKAFTSGVVDRFLNPYNKHFLLDIGMNSFFKYTSRLLPRLKTHAERGDLPETLVLALAALLVYYKPVRTTEKGLIAERGEEEYETRENPIVNALVLDTWQAIEEGRITILSAVRSILSREDIWGEDLDAMDGLAERVTAHIETILIEGMDVAVKKVAGSGSVKS, from the coding sequence ATGAAGCTTAGTAAAGAAGTACCCACCAGCTCATCCTATCAGCATCTTCCGGCCAAGGTCCTGCAGATCGGGGAAGGGAATTTCCTAAGGGGATTCATCGATTGGATGATCCAGGAGATGAATAAACAGGGCGTCTTCAACGGCTCCATCATCGCCGTGCAGCCGACGCCCCACGGGAAGGTTCTGCCGAAGCTCGCCGCCCAGGATTATCTGTACACGGCGGTCTTGAGGGGGCGCAAGAATGGCGAGACCGTGGATTATCATGAAGTCATCTCCTCCATCAGCGGAGGCATCAATCCCTATTCCGATTGGCCGGCCATGAAGCAGGCGGTGGAATCCGCAGACCTCCAAATCATCGTGTCCAATACGACGGAGGCAGGCATCGTCTACCAGGAGGAGCAGTATGACGGTGATGCTTCGCCCCTTTCGTATCCCGGGAAGCTGGCGGCCCTGTTGCACCATCGGTTCACGTATTACGAGGGGGCAGGGGATAAAGGGTTATACATCCTGCCGTGTGAATTAATTGAAGACAACGGCAAGAAGCTGAAATCCATCGTGCACAAGGTAGCGGAAGACTGGGGATATTCAGAAGCCTTTTTTGAATGGCTAGACCACTCGAATGTATTCTGCGACACGCTGGTCGACCGGATCGTCACCGGGTTCCCGCGGGGTCAGGAAGCCGAGTACAAAGAACGCCTCGGCTATGATGATGAGCTCATTACGGTCGGCGAACCTTATCATCTGTTCGCCATCGATGCGGATGAACGATTCAAGGAAATCTTCCCCCTCCACAAAGCCGGCCTCAATGTAAAGTGGGGTGGAGTGAAGGAACAGCGTGACCTGAAGGTGGGACTCCTCAACGGTCCCCATACCCTCATGACACCCGTCGGATACCTGGCGGGGGCTGACACAGTCCTGGACGTGATGACCACCCCTTCCCTCCGCTCCTTCGTAGAGCAGGGATTCCTGGACATACAGGAGGCCCTTCCAATGGAAGAGGAGGTGAAAAAGGCGTTTACTTCAGGAGTCGTGGACCGCTTCCTGAACCCTTATAATAAGCATTTCCTACTCGATATCGGAATGAACTCCTTTTTCAAATACACATCGAGGCTTTTGCCCCGCTTGAAGACCCATGCCGAGCGTGGGGACCTCCCGGAAACATTGGTCCTTGCCCTTGCTGCACTGCTCGTGTACTACAAGCCGGTTCGCACCACGGAAAAAGGACTGATAGCCGAGAGAGGCGAAGAAGAGTATGAGACGCGGGAAAACCCCATTGTAAACGCCCTCGTTCTTGACACATGGCAGGCCATTGAAGAGGGCAGGATCACTATTCTTTCTGCCGTCCGTTCCATCCTCAGCCGTGAGGACATCTGGGGAGAAGACCTTGACGCAATGGATGGGCTCGCAGAACGGGTGACCGCTCATATCGAAACGATCCTGATCGAAGGGATGGACGTGGCCGTTAAAAAAGTGGCTGGGAGCGGTTCGGTGAAATCGTAG
- a CDS encoding SidA/IucD/PvdA family monooxygenase yields the protein MEWIIAGGGIHGCTIATYLIKAKGIPASQICIIDPHKGPIEKWKDLTSRISMPFLRSPSVHHCDIHPFSLHYFNDGGSDVFYGKYKRPGLDFFNRHSEAIFSSIGLQERWQQGRVQGVTKSGNHWVVETDSGSVEGKNLVIATGMNERLSVPEWAEELRSSRPTQVGHIFQEKLPVVTPDIAVVGGGITAAHLVIKLAREHPGRVVQISRHPYRVHDFDSDPGWLGPKCLRGFHSLPSYKKRRQAIHDARHRGSVTSELRHRLRRLEDRGEYRFIEDEVKGSGVDGSTLSLSLKHSRWEGKTLLLATGFCPKIMETEWVRELVRKEGLVCAQCGFPIVNEHLEWCDHLYVSGPLAELEIGPVARNIAGARKAAERIIGSM from the coding sequence GTGGAATGGATCATTGCAGGGGGCGGCATCCACGGGTGCACCATCGCAACCTATCTGATTAAGGCCAAAGGAATTCCTGCGAGTCAAATCTGTATCATAGATCCTCATAAGGGGCCCATCGAAAAGTGGAAGGACCTCACATCAAGGATTTCCATGCCGTTTTTAAGATCTCCATCCGTCCATCATTGTGATATTCATCCGTTCAGCCTCCATTACTTCAATGATGGGGGATCCGACGTCTTTTACGGGAAATACAAAAGGCCGGGTCTTGATTTCTTCAATCGTCACAGTGAAGCCATTTTCTCCAGCATCGGCTTGCAAGAGAGGTGGCAGCAAGGGAGGGTACAAGGGGTCACAAAGTCGGGGAACCACTGGGTGGTGGAAACCGATTCGGGATCAGTGGAAGGCAAGAATCTGGTGATTGCCACCGGGATGAATGAAAGGCTCAGTGTGCCCGAGTGGGCCGAGGAGTTGCGATCGAGTCGACCGACCCAAGTAGGGCATATCTTTCAAGAGAAGCTCCCGGTGGTCACTCCTGACATCGCCGTTGTGGGAGGCGGAATCACAGCAGCCCATCTAGTGATCAAGCTTGCTCGGGAACATCCTGGGAGAGTGGTTCAAATCAGCAGGCATCCCTATCGGGTCCATGATTTCGACAGTGATCCGGGCTGGCTCGGTCCGAAGTGTTTGAGAGGATTCCACTCACTCCCTTCGTACAAAAAAAGGAGGCAAGCCATTCACGATGCACGCCATCGCGGGTCAGTGACAAGCGAGCTCAGGCACAGGTTAAGGAGGCTGGAGGACCGTGGTGAGTACCGATTCATCGAGGATGAAGTGAAAGGAAGCGGGGTGGATGGATCGACCCTTTCGCTTTCCTTGAAGCACTCCCGGTGGGAAGGGAAAACACTGTTGCTGGCAACGGGATTTTGCCCAAAGATAATGGAAACGGAGTGGGTCCGTGAACTGGTCAGGAAGGAAGGGCTGGTATGTGCACAATGCGGATTCCCTATCGTCAACGAGCACTTGGAATGGTGCGATCACCTTTATGTATCCGGACCACTGGCCGAACTGGAGATCGGTCCCGTCGCCAGGAATATTGCAGGAGCGAGGAAAGCAGCGGAACGAATCATCGGAAGTATGTAA
- a CDS encoding GTP-binding protein: MRIPVTVLSGYLGSGKTTLLNHILHNREGRKIAVIVNDMSEVNIDASLVKKEGFTRTDEKLVELQNGCICCTLREDLLIEVDRLVEQGDIDYIVIESSGISEPVPVAQTFTYADEATGVDLIGKTRLDTMVTVVDANRFWHDFASGETLLDRSQAADETDEREIVDLLIDQIEFANVILLNKTDLVAEESVNELRAVLRKLNADARIIESSHARVDLEEVLNTHSFQFESASQSAGWIKELQEEHVPETDEYNISSFVYRRVRPFHPGRFMEWLEGWPEEVVRAKGFFWLASRNDTAGLLSQAGPSIMIQGAGPWIATYPEGEIRELLEEETELKEKWDPEYGDRMTELVMIGMDMDRHQIEGSLDRCLLTDDEMGMDWMQFNDPIPSFVIQY, encoded by the coding sequence TTGAGAATACCAGTAACTGTATTGAGCGGCTATTTAGGATCAGGAAAAACGACGTTATTGAACCATATTCTCCACAACAGGGAGGGTAGGAAGATCGCCGTCATCGTCAATGATATGAGCGAGGTGAATATTGATGCGTCCCTTGTGAAGAAAGAGGGCTTCACCCGGACCGATGAAAAACTTGTGGAGCTTCAGAATGGATGCATCTGTTGCACGTTGCGCGAAGACCTGCTTATTGAAGTCGATCGCCTTGTGGAACAAGGGGACATTGACTATATCGTCATTGAGTCTTCGGGTATCTCCGAGCCGGTGCCTGTCGCCCAGACCTTCACGTATGCCGATGAAGCGACCGGTGTCGATCTGATCGGGAAAACAAGGCTGGATACGATGGTGACGGTGGTTGATGCCAACCGTTTCTGGCACGACTTTGCCAGTGGGGAGACGCTGCTCGATCGAAGTCAGGCAGCAGACGAGACCGATGAAAGGGAAATCGTCGACCTGCTGATCGACCAAATCGAGTTTGCCAACGTCATCCTCTTGAACAAAACCGATCTGGTTGCGGAGGAGTCTGTCAATGAGCTAAGGGCGGTCCTGAGGAAGCTCAATGCAGATGCCAGAATCATCGAATCCAGCCATGCAAGGGTCGACCTTGAAGAGGTGTTGAACACACATTCATTCCAATTCGAGTCCGCCAGCCAAAGTGCAGGATGGATCAAGGAGCTACAGGAAGAGCATGTCCCTGAAACGGATGAATACAACATCTCGTCCTTTGTCTATAGGCGGGTGAGGCCGTTCCACCCTGGTCGCTTCATGGAATGGCTTGAAGGGTGGCCGGAAGAGGTTGTAAGGGCAAAGGGCTTCTTCTGGCTTGCAAGCCGCAACGATACTGCCGGCCTTCTTTCACAAGCGGGTCCATCCATCATGATCCAAGGGGCTGGCCCATGGATTGCGACCTATCCAGAAGGTGAAATCCGCGAGCTTCTTGAAGAGGAAACCGAGCTCAAGGAAAAGTGGGATCCAGAATACGGGGATCGTATGACCGAGCTCGTCATGATCGGTATGGATATGGACCGTCACCAAATCGAGGGTTCCTTGGATCGTTGCCTTCTCACAGATGATGAGATGGGAATGGACTGGATGCAGTTCAACGATCCAATTCCTTCCTTCGTTATTCAATACTGA
- a CDS encoding YesL family protein → MGRLINGVLNFCRWITHFAILNLLWIGCTLLGGVVFGIGPSTVAMYAVTRKAVMGVEDLPLIRSFWGTYRKEFFRANGLFFSLAGFALLWYVDLHFFRQMEGTIYTIIQYLLMLMGFVLIILLTYILPVYVHYNLKFFQTFKQALFIGFLQPGNLVLMIIATLLTYYFFISFPGFIPLFGFTLFVHLNMWLAYKGFSAIDDIKFKNEIIHS, encoded by the coding sequence ATGGGACGATTGATCAATGGGGTGTTGAACTTCTGCCGATGGATCACGCACTTTGCCATCTTGAACCTGCTCTGGATCGGCTGTACCCTCCTTGGAGGAGTGGTTTTCGGGATAGGTCCGAGTACAGTGGCAATGTATGCCGTCACCCGTAAAGCGGTCATGGGGGTGGAAGACCTTCCGCTCATCAGGAGCTTTTGGGGTACCTACAGGAAAGAATTCTTCCGTGCCAACGGACTGTTCTTTTCATTGGCGGGCTTCGCACTGCTCTGGTACGTCGACCTTCACTTCTTCCGTCAGATGGAAGGGACGATCTATACCATCATCCAGTACCTGCTCATGCTCATGGGCTTCGTCCTGATCATCCTGCTCACGTATATTCTACCTGTCTATGTCCATTACAACCTGAAGTTCTTCCAGACCTTCAAGCAGGCGCTGTTCATCGGTTTCCTACAGCCGGGGAATCTCGTACTCATGATCATTGCGACACTGTTGACCTATTACTTTTTCATCTCATTTCCCGGTTTCATCCCGCTTTTCGGGTTCACATTATTCGTTCATTTGAATATGTGGCTTGCGTATAAAGGCTTCAGTGCAATAGACGATATTAAGTTTAAAAACGAGATTATCCACAGTTGA
- a CDS encoding LacI family DNA-binding transcriptional regulator, producing the protein MGVTIKDIAKAAGVSFSTVSKALRDSPLVKEPTKKRITEIAMELGYQPNAAARSLVSKKSHTIGIIWPTIEGTAHSSLITRLNTQLEQLSYTTLISINDKEFAINLFNRYQVDAILCFDDNPELQADTPSAVPVVSYGIADKGSASPTVDVQRKKAVYMATNYLSSIGHRFISYIGVMDKPIQDEKAKGFKLAAEGLGLPGFAHQIVDVPKLEPYDGYVAAKEVLQSVERPTAIISGSHDLSKGILRAAAECGIKVPDDLSIISYDNLPDENDTPIPLSTVGVPLDHITLRLTDVLMDVINEDDIEKVLFLEPELKVTDSCRPPSNH; encoded by the coding sequence ATGGGAGTCACAATCAAAGATATAGCAAAAGCGGCGGGGGTGAGCTTTTCCACCGTATCAAAAGCATTGCGGGACAGCCCACTTGTCAAGGAACCGACGAAAAAGCGGATCACCGAAATCGCCATGGAGCTCGGATATCAACCGAACGCAGCGGCGAGGAGCCTGGTCTCGAAGAAGTCCCATACAATCGGGATCATCTGGCCGACCATCGAAGGGACCGCCCACTCTTCCCTCATCACCCGCTTGAATACACAGCTGGAGCAGCTCTCGTATACGACCCTGATCTCCATCAACGATAAAGAATTCGCCATCAATCTTTTCAACCGCTATCAGGTGGATGCCATCCTTTGTTTTGATGACAATCCGGAGCTCCAAGCTGATACACCATCGGCGGTTCCCGTCGTCTCATACGGGATTGCCGATAAAGGAAGCGCATCGCCGACGGTAGACGTCCAGCGGAAAAAGGCCGTCTATATGGCGACCAATTATCTTTCCTCCATTGGTCACCGGTTCATCAGCTATATCGGGGTCATGGATAAACCGATTCAGGATGAAAAAGCGAAGGGCTTCAAACTGGCAGCGGAAGGACTGGGACTCCCCGGTTTCGCACACCAGATCGTGGACGTTCCGAAGCTTGAACCGTATGATGGGTACGTCGCGGCCAAGGAGGTCCTCCAAAGCGTTGAACGTCCCACGGCAATCATCAGCGGGAGTCATGATCTTTCCAAGGGGATCCTGAGGGCTGCAGCAGAGTGCGGAATCAAGGTCCCGGATGACCTTTCCATCATCAGCTACGACAACCTGCCAGATGAAAACGATACCCCCATCCCCCTCTCGACGGTCGGGGTCCCACTGGATCACATCACGTTACGCTTGACAGATGTCCTGATGGATGTCATCAATGAAGATGATATAGAAAAGGTCCTATTCCTGGAACCTGAGCTCAAAGTGACGGATTCTTGCCGTCCACCATCCAACCATTAG
- a CDS encoding rhamnogalacturonan acetylesterase produces MSFSIFLAGDSTVADYPETSAPQAGWGQQFPAFLDSSISVRNHAANGRSSKSFIDEGRLDVIENEIVEGDYLFIQFGHNDSKQDGRFTDPFTTYKEHLLRYIETAKEKKAHPVLITPVARRKFGSDGTVLDTHGDYPAAMKELAREQSVPVIDLHKKSLKLLDTLGPIRSKALYMWIDPHPNFPDGAMDNTHFNEDGAREIAAIVKKELEGVVPELTPTIK; encoded by the coding sequence ATGTCATTTTCCATTTTTCTTGCAGGTGATTCAACTGTAGCGGATTACCCTGAAACTTCTGCTCCACAAGCCGGTTGGGGGCAACAATTCCCGGCCTTTCTGGATTCGAGCATCTCGGTCCGGAATCATGCCGCTAACGGACGCAGCTCCAAAAGCTTCATCGACGAAGGAAGACTGGATGTGATCGAAAATGAAATCGTTGAAGGGGATTATCTCTTCATCCAGTTCGGTCACAATGACAGCAAGCAGGATGGACGATTCACGGATCCTTTCACCACCTATAAGGAGCATCTGCTCCGCTATATCGAAACCGCAAAAGAAAAGAAAGCGCATCCGGTCCTCATTACGCCAGTGGCGAGAAGGAAATTCGGAAGCGACGGCACTGTGCTGGACACCCACGGGGATTACCCTGCAGCGATGAAGGAGCTTGCACGGGAACAATCCGTCCCTGTCATCGATCTTCACAAGAAGAGCTTGAAGCTCCTGGATACGTTGGGTCCGATCCGGTCCAAAGCGCTCTATATGTGGATAGACCCGCATCCCAATTTTCCAGACGGCGCCATGGATAACACGCATTTTAATGAAGACGGAGCGCGGGAAATCGCCGCTATTGTAAAGAAAGAACTTGAAGGGGTCGTGCCAGAACTGACTCCAACAATAAAATAA